One window of Triticum dicoccoides isolate Atlit2015 ecotype Zavitan chromosome 5A, WEW_v2.0, whole genome shotgun sequence genomic DNA carries:
- the LOC119304186 gene encoding xyloglucan endotransglucosylase/hydrolase protein 31-like yields MASECEVTPDDQHEHLRPEGTEPLERIAVDYTPDACHHAPASGEIHVTYDHRGGARWRSRGRFLPGCAVAAAVRAPAGDTAGLNYNLYLSSLEGSSDMDEIDFEFLGNDKRAVQTNLFVAGGGGREMVHQLPFDSSDGFHHYAVAWSAEAVEWRIDGEVIRREERREGEPWPEKPMYLYASLWDASDVDEGRWTGTYHGRDAPYVCSYRDVRVPVVGEEEECQDDANAGDEAGAAGEEEVDAEAGKD; encoded by the coding sequence ATGGCGTCGGAGTGCGAGGTCACGCCGGACGACCAGCACGAGCACCTGCGCCCTGAGGGCACGGAGCCGCTGGAGCGCATCGCCGTGGATTACACGCCGGACGCCTGCCACCACGCGCCGGCGTCCGGCGAGATCCACGTCACCTACGACCACCGCGGCGGGGCGCGCTGGCGGTCGCGCGGCCGCTTCCTGCCGGGCTGCGCCGTGGCCGCCGCGGTCCGCGCCCCCGCCGGAGACACCGCGGGGCTCAACTACAACCTCTACCTGTCGTCGCTGGAGGGCTCCAGCGACATGGACGAGATCGACTTCGAGTTCCTCGGCAACGACAAGCGCGCCGTGCAGACCAACTTGTTCGTGGCGGGGGGCGGCGGCAGGGAGATGGTCCACCAACTCCCCTTCGACTCCTCGGACGGGTTCCACCACTACGCCGTCGCGTGGAGCGCCGAGGCCGTGGAGTGGCGCATCGACGGGGAGGTGATCCGGCGGGAGGAGCGGCGCGAGGGGGAGCCGTGGCCGGAGAAGCCCATGTACCTGTACGCCTCCTTGTGGGACGCGAGCGACGTCGACGAGGGGAGGTGGACCGGCACGTACCATGGCCGCGACGCGCCCTACGTCTGCAGCTACAGAGACGTCAGGGTGCCCGTTGTGGGAGAGGAAGAAGAATGTCAGGATGATGCGAACGCCGGAGATGAGGCCGGTGCTgcgggggaggaggaggttgatGCCGAAGCTGGTAAAGATTAG